In Aythya fuligula isolate bAytFul2 chromosome 27, bAytFul2.pri, whole genome shotgun sequence, a single window of DNA contains:
- the NFU1 gene encoding NFU1 iron-sulfur cluster scaffold homolog, mitochondrial, with translation MAAARWLGAAAGLGGRFCHTILKDHSLATKQPFHQLAQKKSFPPSAVFRNTVRCMFIQTQDTPNPNSLKFIPGKEVLESRTMEFSTPAAAFCSPLARQLFRIEGVKSVFFGPDFITITKESEDLDWNLLKPDIYATIMDFFASGLPVVTEEAPRTDTAPSEEDDEVVLMIKELLDTRIRPTVQEDGGDVIYKGFEDGIVQLKLQGSCTSCPSSIITLKNGIQNMLQFYIPEVEGVEQVVDDDDDVEKEANST, from the exons ATGGCGGCCGCGCGGTGGCTCGGCgcggctgcggggctgggcGGCCG GTTTTGTCATACAATATTAAAAGATCATAGTTTGGCAACTAAACAGCCTTTCCACCAACTTGCACAAAAGAAGTCATTTCCTCCATCTGCAGTATTTCGTAATACAG taaGATGCATGTTTATTCAAACTCAGGACACACCAAATCCAAATAGTTTGAAGTTTATTCCAGGCAAAGAAGTACTGGAGTCAAGGACGATGGAGTTTTCCAcacctgctgcagcattttgctCACCTTTAGCAAG GCAATTATTCAGAATTGAAGGAgttaaaagtgttttctttgggCCAGACTTCATCACAATCACCAAG GAGAGTGAAGACCTGGATTGGAACTTGCTGAAACCAGATATTTATGCAACTATAATGGATTTCTTTGCCTCTGGTTTACCTGTAGTTACTGAAGAGGCGCCTAGGACAGATACAG ctcCATCAGAAGAAGATGATGAAGTAGTATTAATGATTAAAGAACTGCTGGATACAAGAATAAG GCCAACAGTGCAAGAAGATGGTGGCGATGTTATTTATAAAGGTTTTGAGGATGGGATTGTGCAGCTGAAGTTGCAGGGTTCATGTACCAGCTGTCCCAGTTCCATCATCACCCTGAAGAATGGGATACAGAACATGCTCCAGTTTTACATCCCTGAAGTAGAAGGCGTTGAACAG gttgttgatgatgatgatgatgtggAGAAAGAAGCAAATTCTACTTAA